In Chitinophagaceae bacterium C216, the genomic stretch TTCTATCATCTGTATCAAAATTAAAATACCAGTCGAACAACAGCTTGTGAGCATAGTGTTTTTTCACTACAGTTGTAAGAGCATTAACTTGTTCATCGTTCAAAGGGTATCTGAATACTGCAAATTTATCGGCTTCTTTCGGGAGACAAAACTTTTCTATGGGTTCGCGTAATAAGGCCTGACTGCGATTATAGCCCCCTCCTATTGCATGATATACAAAAACGGAGTCGTTTTCCACCTGCAAAATCCCGCAATGTGAATAGGTTTTATCCCTTCGATTAAAACTTCGAGCTACGCGACTCACACCGTCTCTTCCATTCCGCACAATAATATCCCCGCTTTTAATTAACAATTTGGCTGCTGCTATTTTCTGTGCAACCTCTCTATCAGAAGATTTGCAGGCTATCAAACAAAAAAGAAAAAGGCATCCGCAATTACGAACGCCCTTTTGAAGTATTTGCAATATACCTTTAATCTTTGGAATATTTTTCTTTTTCCTGCGTAGTACGCTCATGCTCATCGTTATAAGCTTTGATAATAGCCTTCACTAAACGGTGTCTTACTACGTCATCTTCGTCCAACTCAATATATCCGATTCCCGGAATATTTCGCAAGATGCGGGTGGCCGTTTTTAATCCACTCCGTTGATTTTTGGGCAAATCTACCTGCGTCATATCGCCGGTGATGATGGCTTTTGCATTAGCCCCGATGCGTGTCAGAAACATTTTAAGTTGCAAATCGGTAGCATTTTGTGCCTCATCCAGAATGATGAAGGCATTATCCAGTGTGCGACCACGCATATAAGCCAGGGGCGCAATTTCTATAGCACGGGTGCTCATGAAATACCCTAACTTATCAGCCGGAATCATGTCGTCCAACGCATCATATAAAGGTCTTAAATACGGATCGATTTTTTCCTTAAGATCACCGGGTAGAAATCCAAGGCTTTCACCGGCTTCTACAGCTGGACGCGTAAGAATAATTTTCTTTACCTGCTTATTCTTCAAAGCCCGAACGGCCAGAGCTACAGCTGTATACGTTTTACCGGTACCGGCAGGGCCAATCACGAAAAGAATATCGTTCTTTTCCGCTTCCTGAACCAGTTTTTTCTGATTGGCGGTTCGGGCACGAACACTCTTACCATTAGGGCCGAATACCAGCACTTCGTTAGGGTTTCGCTCAATAAAGTTGTCGATAACTTCCGTGTCATCACCGCCTAATATCTGATCGAAATAGTTGTTGCTCATGCTGCCATTTCTTTCCAAATAGGCAATAACCAGATTGATTTTTTCCTTAGCAGCTTGAATTTGCTCGGGTGCACCACTTAGTTTTAACTGCGTACCACGTGAGAGTATTTTTAGCAACGGGAACTTTTTCTTAAGGATATCAAGCTTGGCGTTGTTAACCCCAAAGAAATCTAGCGGGTTAACGGTATCGAGATTAATGATTACTTCTGTCAATGCTTTTACGATTTATGTTTACACTACCTTGCCGGAAACATTTTTGCTGCTATTGTGCATAGGGTACGTATTCCGGCGCTTCTATTCCAAATATATCTTAAAAAATACAAGAATAAAATTTATCTTTTCAACACCTGTGAATACTTTTTTTCCAAAAAAATGTTGAGAAAATATGGGGCTTTGATACCTAACTGCAAAATAGGGTATTACTTCCGTTACAGTGTTGAGCTATTGTAACAATCCATCGGGCTGATTGTTCATGATAGGGCAAGTATTATAAGGTCTTTAACTGAGCTATGGTAGCTACAGGGTCCTTCGCCTTAAACACAGTACTTCCAGCCACTAGCACATCCGCACCGGCATCGAGTATTTCCTTAGCATTTTCAAGGGTTACACCCCCGTCAATTTCAATGAGAACATCCAATCCGCGCTCTGTAATCATTTGCTTCAACTGCCGAATCTTCTCCAGTGTGTAGGGTATAAACTGCTGCCCACCAAATCCGGGATTTACACTCATTAAATTCACGATACTGATTTCATGCAAAATGTCGCTTAGCATAGAAACCGGCGTGTGCGGATTTACAGCCACACCAGCCTTCATACCTAGCGATTTGATATATGTAATATCCTGATGCAGTCTGGGACATGCCTCAATATGAATCGTAAGATGATCTGCTCCTGCCTTTTTGAATACTTCGGCGTAACGCGCCGGATCTTCAATCATCAGGTGCACATCGCAGGTTTTTTTGACAACTTTTCGCACAAACTCTAGTACCATCGGTCCAAAACTGATGTTGGGTACAAACTGGCCATCCATTACATCAAAATGTAACCAGTCTGCCTCACTGGCGTTTACAATATCACATTCTGCCTGCAGATTCAGAAAATTAGCAGCTAATAAAGACGGAGCGATAATTGCCATACAATAAGGTTTACTGGCTGCAAAGTAAACGCTTTCTATCAAAAGAAATTGCGTACAAATACCTATTTTCGCAATTCAACAAATTACTGAGTACTATGCAAACCGGCCTTCTTCATTTACACAGCTTTTTACGTTGGGCAATTTTGCTATTCTTTTTGATAGCTATTTTCAAAAGCCTAGGTGCAGGTAATAAACCATTTACTAAAAGCCACGCCACAGCAGGACTAGTACTGACTACACTTTGCGACCTTAATTTTCTGGTGGGACTCATTCAATGGTTTACCGGCAGATTCGGGCTGAAGCTATTTCAACAAATGCCCATGGCTGATATTATGAAGGCCCCAGTATACCGTTTTTTCGCGGTTGAGCATATTACGGGAATGCTTATTGCCATTGTATTAGTGCACATCGGTCGTTCTTATGCCAAAAAGAATATATCAGATAGACAAAAACACCGTAAAACAGTGTTGTTCTATGTTATTGCACTGATAATTATGTTGGCCGTTATTCCTTGGCCGTTTAGAGAGATAGGACAAGGTCGGGGCTGGTTCTAATTTCCGATTTAGCGGGGGCCTAATTCTACCACCTGACAATCTTTAAAATCACTCCCATCTATCGTAAAACAGATGAGAGTCCTTACTTTGTGCCAACCGTGCTTGCCCGCAGCGCCAGGATTCATATGTAGACACTGCAAGGCGTCGTCGTACATTATCTTAAGAAGATGCGAGTGGCCACTGATAAATAATTTCGGCTTTTCGAGGAGAAGCTGTTTGCGGGTTTCGGGGTTATACCGGGGCGGATAGCCTCCAATATGTTTGATCATCACCCTTACCTTTTCAATTTTAAAAAGCGCCACTTCCGAAAATTCGTTTCTAATATCCCTTCCGTCAATATTGCCATAAACACCTCGCAATGGTTTTAAGGCCCGCAGTTTCTCAGCGATCTCAATATTGCCGAAATCGCCCGCATGCCATATTTCATCACAGTGCTCGAAATGATAAAGCACCTGTTCATCCAAAAATCCGTGCGTATCCGATATCAGGCCGATACGGGTCATTAGGTTTATTATACGTTAGGGTTATTAATCTTTAGTCATCCTTTGGGTGGCAATAAGGATTTTCTTTTCCATTAGCTCATTTTTTTTGAAAGCCTTTTTCTCTTGCTTCAGGCTTCGCTTATTATAACCCTCCTCTATCAATTTATTAAGATTAGGTTTACCGGCATTTACCCAAGCCGTATACCAGAAATCGGCCACAGCATTGGAAGACGCTATCAACTGGTCATTGATGGAAGATTTTAACGCCTTAGAGTACTCTCGAGCAAATGCTTCTGTATAGAATCTGCGATTTTTACCCCAACGGAACTCCCATCTATACTTGGTAGAATCGGTAAAGTTTTTGGACACTTCACGCTCTTTTTCGAACATTTCGGGAAGTAGAGAAAACGTATGCTGAATAATCTTCCATATTTCGTCCTTGGGATCAGCAATATATCTGGCTTTATGACGCGAACTCAGGTTATAACTTGTGATCACTGCTTCAGGCACAGTGGTTTCCCATAAATCGTGAATACCATGCTGTCCGGTAAGCTGACCATCATAGTTAATGGAAGTATGTAGCGGTACATGCGCATCTGCAATATAATGACTCAAGTCAGCCGCATAAAACACAATACTATCGGGTTTTTGGGAACGGAACGCTTGGGTCAGTTTTTCCAGATACGCCTCTATTACGTAAGGCAGCGTACCGTATTTGTTAAGCGTATCAAGGCTGTATTTTGCTATAGCTTCCTGAAAATCTCTGGGCACCTCAGGGAAAGGAATATCTCCGAAACGCTCCATATCCATATAATGCTTACTTCCCTCTGTACTATCCTGCGTACGCCTTACGTCCGGACGCGGAGCACCGTACACCAAAGAATCTTTATGCACATAGAAAAAAGGCTGCATGGCTTTGGGCAATTGATAGATGGCCAGTTGGGCGATAGTTCGATGCACCAAAAAACCCCATGCCGAGGTTATCAATACAATACCAATAAGGATAAGGGAAAAAAGAAAGTAGTTTTTATTACGCATAATCTCTCAAAATAATCCTGCAAATTTGGGAGAAAAAAGGATTAGTTCCATTCCCGGTTAACTAAATTGTGAAACAAAACTCTGGATTTACATTAAAACTGCAAAAAAGTTATATACACACTTTATCTTTGTTTATAATACTAAATCCTAGCATATGCCGCTACTCGAAGTTCGGAACCTTATAAAACATTTTGCTACACAAAAAGCTGTAGACGATATCAGCCTCAGTATTGAAAAAGGACAGATTTTTGGATTACTGGGACCCAACGGTGCCGGAAAAACTACGCTTATCAGAATGATTACCGGTATCTTTTACCCAGATAGCGGCACTATTCTCTTTGACGGACAACCGTTCAACCCTGCACACGACATTGTGCATATAGGATATATGCCCGAAGAAAGAGGGTTGTACAAAAAAATGAAAATAGGCGAGCATGCCCTTTATCTGGCACAACTCAAAGGACTTAGCAAAAAGGATGCGCTCGAAAAAATAAAAGTTTGGTTCGATAAGTTCGAGATGGGAAGTTGGTGGAACAAGAAAGTAGAAGACCTCTCAAAAGGTATGCAACAAAAACTGCAGTTTGTCACCACTATCCTACATAATCCTAAGCTCATTATACTGGACGAGCCTTTCAGCGGACTGGATCCGGTAAACAGCAATCTCATAAAAGACGAAATATATAATTTGGCCCAAAATGGCGCTACAATAATATTTAGCACCCATAGGATGGAGCAAGTGGAAGAAATTTGTGACCATATTGTGCTAGTCAATCAGGGGAAAAAAATTCTTGACGGCACAGTACAGCAGGTGAAAAATGATTTCAAACAACATATCTACAAGATTGCTTTTGAGAATGATATTTCTATCATTGCAGACAGCACCATATTTGAAATTAAAGAACAGGACGCTCAATCCATCGTTGTTCAAAAACGTGATGGCGTAACAAATAATACAATTTTGCAGTATTTGATACAACAAGGTGCCCAAATCAATGCTTTTAAGGAAATATTGCCTAGCCTGAATGATATTTTCATCAGTCTAGTTAAAGACACCCCTGTATCACGCCAATTCCAGAACGTTAATTAATCTTTCTAATTGAAACTAACATATGAGCAAAACATTTTTAATCATACAACGAGAATATTTCACCCGAATAAGAAAAAAATCCTTTATTATTTCCACCTTACTTTTTCCACTGCTGTATCTCGGGTTGGTATTTGGCACTGCTTATATCGGGCAAAAAGCCTCTTCCAAATTGAAGATTGCATTGGTAGACTCTTCGGGCAAGTTCACCCAACAAAAAATAGATAAAGTAAATGCAGAGGACAAATCGAATACGCTCATTCTGGAAACAACAGATGTAGCCCAACTCGCCAACGATTTTGAAAGCAGAGGATACGATGCATATGCTGTAATTCCCCAAGACATTATGATTGCTGCCACTCCCCAAACCATCGTAGTGAAATCCAACAGAACACTGGGATTAATTGCCGGAGTACAGTCCAAGCTTAACAATATATGGAACGATATCAAGTACGAGGAACTAGGAATTGACCAAGAAAAACGTGTAGCACTCACAGGAAGCAAGCTTATAGTACTTGCAGAAAACCAGCAGGACAAAAGTGCAGACGGAACTTATGCAATGATCATAGGATATGCAGCAGGCTTTCTGGTGTACTTTATACTGCTCATATATGGCTCACAGGTAATGATGGGAGTAATGGAAGAAAAAACCAATAGAATTGCCGAAGTAATGGTATCCTCAGTAAAGCCTTTTCAGCTCATGCTGGGGAAAATAGTAGGAATTGCACTGGTAGCACTTACCCAGTTTCTACTATGGATTGTATTTGCTTTAGTAGTGTTTAATGCTACTAAAATTGCAGGCAATACGAGTTCGGAGCTGGCCGGAGCTGTTGCAAGTGTGCAGAAGTTCTTTACCAGCTTTAATATGCCCTTGCTATTGTTCCTGTTTGCATTCTATTTTTTGGGAGGCTTTTTCTTCTATTCCTCATTGTATGCAGCTATCGGTAGTGCAATTAACGAAGATGTACGTGAAGCGCAGTCACTCTCATTTCCGATTACACTAATCATCATATTTGCCATTTTTCTGCTGACCATAGCGATGAATGACCCCACTAGCCCTATAGCTGTTTGGGCGAGTATCATTCCTTTTACCTCTCCTATTGTAATGATGGCCAGAGTGGCTTATGGAATTCCGGGAACCGTTACTTACGGACAGCTTGCGCTGAGCATGACATTATTGGTGGCATCATTTTTATTCATGGTATGGTTTGCGGGTAAAATTTACCGCACGGGTATCCTCATGTATGGTAAAAAACCTACCTGGAAGGAAATGCTAAAATGGGCGATGCGCAAGTAATATTTACGTATTTAACCTTGGGATTCAACCGGCTTTACCGTCTTTTTACACCCGTTTACCGATGCGTATTATGTAGGGGGAGCTGCGAGCTGTAATTTTACATTACGAAATCTAAACAAATCAATGTTACAGTTTTTCAGAAAATACAGTGAAGTCATTATTTGGAACGGCACCCTTATATTATTGGGCGTAATGAATGTAAATGATACTTCGCTCTGTCTTCTGAAAAATATGGGAATCACTTGGTGCCCGGGTTGTGGATTAGGGCATGCTATTCATTACGCACTGCACTTTGAATTTGAAAAGTCGTTTCAGGAACACATCTTGGGAATACCGGCAACATTGATTCTCTTCTACCAGAGTTGTAAATCTATTTATACAATCAACAAAACCACTCACTATGGACCAGCAACAAATACTAAGAATGTTTCCTGATATAGAATATGAGGAAATGGCAGCGCTCCTGCACCTTACGGAAAATATGACCGAGCAGCAACAACAAACTTTTCTGGTAATTTACCAGGGTAAAAGGAAAGATCGCACACTGATGCTGGTTTTTGCATTACTCGGTTTTGTAGGCGTAGCCGGTATTCACAGAATTATCACTGGTGATATCGGACTGGGTATCTTATACTTCTTTACTGCAGGTCTCTGCTTTATTGGCACTATTGTCGACCTGGTGAACATCAAAAAGCTCACCATGGACTACAATATAAAAATGGC encodes the following:
- a CDS encoding PhoH-like protein is translated as MTEVIINLDTVNPLDFFGVNNAKLDILKKKFPLLKILSRGTQLKLSGAPEQIQAAKEKINLVIAYLERNGSMSNNYFDQILGGDDTEVIDNFIERNPNEVLVFGPNGKSVRARTANQKKLVQEAEKNDILFVIGPAGTGKTYTAVALAVRALKNKQVKKIILTRPAVEAGESLGFLPGDLKEKIDPYLRPLYDALDDMIPADKLGYFMSTRAIEIAPLAYMRGRTLDNAFIILDEAQNATDLQLKMFLTRIGANAKAIITGDMTQVDLPKNQRSGLKTATRILRNIPGIGYIELDEDDVVRHRLVKAIIKAYNDEHERTTQEKEKYSKD
- the rpe gene encoding Ribulose-phosphate 3-epimerase, which gives rise to MAIIAPSLLAANFLNLQAECDIVNASEADWLHFDVMDGQFVPNISFGPMVLEFVRKVVKKTCDVHLMIEDPARYAEVFKKAGADHLTIHIEACPRLHQDITYIKSLGMKAGVAVNPHTPVSMLSDILHEISIVNLMSVNPGFGGQQFIPYTLEKIRQLKQMITERGLDVLIEIDGGVTLENAKEILDAGADVLVAGSTVFKAKDPVATIAQLKTL
- the btuD_3 gene encoding Vitamin B12 import ATP-binding protein BtuD; amino-acid sequence: MPLLEVRNLIKHFATQKAVDDISLSIEKGQIFGLLGPNGAGKTTLIRMITGIFYPDSGTILFDGQPFNPAHDIVHIGYMPEERGLYKKMKIGEHALYLAQLKGLSKKDALEKIKVWFDKFEMGSWWNKKVEDLSKGMQQKLQFVTTILHNPKLIILDEPFSGLDPVNSNLIKDEIYNLAQNGATIIFSTHRMEQVEEICDHIVLVNQGKKILDGTVQQVKNDFKQHIYKIAFENDISIIADSTIFEIKEQDAQSIVVQKRDGVTNNTILQYLIQQGAQINAFKEILPSLNDIFISLVKDTPVSRQFQNVN
- the yhaP gene encoding putative protein YhaP, translated to MSKTFLIIQREYFTRIRKKSFIISTLLFPLLYLGLVFGTAYIGQKASSKLKIALVDSSGKFTQQKIDKVNAEDKSNTLILETTDVAQLANDFESRGYDAYAVIPQDIMIAATPQTIVVKSNRTLGLIAGVQSKLNNIWNDIKYEELGIDQEKRVALTGSKLIVLAENQQDKSADGTYAMIIGYAAGFLVYFILLIYGSQVMMGVMEEKTNRIAEVMVSSVKPFQLMLGKIVGIALVALTQFLLWIVFALVVFNATKIAGNTSSELAGAVASVQKFFTSFNMPLLLFLFAFYFLGGFFFYSSLYAAIGSAINEDVREAQSLSFPITLIIIFAIFLLTIAMNDPTSPIAVWASIIPFTSPIVMMARVAYGIPGTVTYGQLALSMTLLVASFLFMVWFAGKIYRTGILMYGKKPTWKEMLKWAMRK